The proteins below are encoded in one region of Mycobacterium shinjukuense:
- a CDS encoding DUF732 domain-containing protein has translation MKAWRHQPLTVRLLAVSAGLLTAAAAFAAPAEAGPIDDAFIAALNNAGVNYGDAANAVALGQAVCPILAQPGGSFNTAAASVVAGTSGMDQQMAETFTSIAISMYCPQVMADLARGNVPALPQLPGIPAF, from the coding sequence ATGAAGGCATGGCGCCATCAGCCGTTAACCGTTCGTCTGCTGGCGGTGTCCGCCGGCCTGCTCACCGCGGCGGCGGCGTTCGCGGCGCCAGCCGAGGCGGGCCCCATTGACGACGCGTTCATCGCCGCACTCAACAATGCGGGCGTCAACTACGGTGACGCGGCCAACGCGGTGGCGTTGGGCCAGGCCGTCTGCCCGATACTGGCCCAGCCGGGCGGGTCGTTCAACACGGCTGCGGCAAGCGTCGTCGCCGGCACCAGCGGCATGGACCAGCAGATGGCGGAAACCTTCACCAGCATCGCGATCTCGATGTACTGCCCGCAGGTGATGGCCGACCTCGCGCGCGGCAACGTGCCGGCGCTGCCACAACTACCGGGCATCCCGGCGTTCTAG
- a CDS encoding class I SAM-dependent methyltransferase, translated as MTRSRQDRSLSFGAAAAAYERGRPSYPPEAIDWLLPAGAHDVLDLGAGTGKLTTRLVERGLNVVAVDPIPEMLEVLRASLPETIALLGTAEEIPLGDNSVDAVLVAQAWHWFDPARAIFEVARVLRPGGRLGLVWNTRDERLGWVRELGAIIGRDDDKVRNQVSLPEPFTEVQRHQVEWTNYLTPQALIDLVASRTYCITSPAEVRTKTLGQVRELLATHPALANSIGLALPYVTVCVRATLST; from the coding sequence GTGACCCGCTCCAGGCAAGACCGTTCGCTGTCGTTCGGCGCGGCCGCCGCCGCCTACGAGCGGGGCCGCCCGTCGTATCCGCCGGAGGCGATCGACTGGTTGCTGCCAGCCGGCGCGCACGACGTGCTGGACCTGGGGGCGGGCACCGGCAAGCTGACCACCCGGCTGGTCGAACGCGGGCTGAACGTGGTGGCCGTCGACCCGATTCCGGAGATGCTGGAGGTGCTGCGGGCTTCGCTGCCGGAAACCATTGCGCTGCTGGGTACCGCGGAAGAAATTCCGTTGGGGGACAACAGTGTTGATGCCGTGCTAGTCGCCCAGGCGTGGCACTGGTTCGATCCCGCCCGGGCGATCTTCGAGGTGGCTCGCGTGCTGCGACCGGGTGGGCGGCTGGGCCTGGTGTGGAACACCCGCGACGAACGGCTCGGCTGGGTGCGGGAGTTGGGTGCGATCATTGGCCGCGACGACGACAAGGTCCGCAACCAGGTGAGCCTGCCCGAGCCGTTCACCGAGGTACAACGCCATCAGGTCGAGTGGACGAATTACCTGACACCGCAAGCGCTTATCGACCTGGTGGCCTCGCGGACCTACTGCATCACCTCACCGGCTGAGGTCCGCACCAAGACCCTCGGACAGGTGCGTGAGTTGCTGGCCACCCATCCGGCGCTGGCGAATTCGATCGGTCTGGCGCTGCCATACGTCACGGTGTGCGTTCGGGCGACCCTATCCACGTAG
- a CDS encoding bifunctional methylenetetrahydrofolate dehydrogenase/methenyltetrahydrofolate cyclohydrolase, with protein sequence MGAITLDGKATRDEILVDLTQRVAALTASGRAPGLGTILVGDDPGSQAYVRGKHADCAKVGITSIRRDLPADTSQATLNETIDELNANPGCTGYIVQLPLPKHLDENAALERVDPDKDADGLHPTNLGRLVLNTPAPLPCTPRGIVHLLRRYDVEIAGAHVVVIGRGVTVGRPLGLLLTRRSENATVTLCHTATRDLPALTKQADIIVAAVGVPRLLTADMVRPGAAVVDVGVSRTESGLVGDVHPEVWEVAGHVSPNPGGVGPLTRAFLLTNVVERAERR encoded by the coding sequence GTGGGCGCGATCACCCTGGACGGCAAGGCCACCCGCGACGAGATCCTCGTCGACCTGACCCAACGGGTGGCCGCATTGACCGCGTCGGGCCGCGCGCCCGGGCTGGGCACCATCCTGGTCGGCGACGACCCCGGGTCACAGGCCTACGTCCGCGGCAAGCACGCCGACTGCGCCAAGGTGGGCATCACGTCGATCCGCCGCGACCTGCCCGCCGACACCAGCCAAGCCACACTGAACGAGACCATCGACGAACTCAACGCCAACCCCGGCTGCACCGGTTACATCGTCCAGTTGCCGCTGCCCAAGCATCTGGATGAGAACGCGGCGCTGGAGCGGGTCGACCCGGACAAGGACGCCGACGGGCTGCACCCCACCAACCTGGGCCGGCTGGTGCTCAACACCCCGGCACCGCTGCCGTGTACCCCGCGCGGCATCGTGCACCTGCTGCGGCGCTATGACGTCGAGATCGCCGGCGCGCATGTGGTGGTCATCGGCCGCGGCGTGACGGTGGGCCGGCCGTTGGGGCTGTTGCTCACCCGCCGCTCGGAGAACGCCACCGTGACGTTGTGCCACACCGCAACCCGCGACCTGCCCGCGCTGACCAAGCAGGCGGACATCATCGTGGCCGCCGTCGGGGTGCCGCGGCTGCTGACGGCCGACATGGTGCGCCCCGGTGCCGCGGTCGTCGACGTCGGCGTCAGCCGCACCGAGAGCGGGCTGGTCGGCGACGTGCATCCCGAGGTGTGGGAGGTCGCCGGTCACGTGTCGCCGAATCCCGGTGGCGTGGGCCCACTGACCCGGGCATTCCTGTTGACCAACGTCGTCGAGCGGGCCGAGCGGCGATGA
- a CDS encoding DUF3017 domain-containing protein gives MTVWARFGRAGRAQWPILLVGLLFAAAFVLAGANYWRRGALLIGIGVGAASVLRLVLSDDRAGLLVVRSKGTDFLTMATVSAAMVYIAWTIDPLGTR, from the coding sequence ATGACGGTGTGGGCCCGTTTCGGGCGCGCCGGGCGCGCCCAATGGCCGATCCTGCTCGTCGGGCTGCTTTTCGCGGCGGCGTTCGTGCTGGCGGGGGCCAATTACTGGCGCCGCGGTGCGCTGCTGATCGGCATCGGCGTGGGGGCGGCGTCGGTGCTGCGGTTGGTGTTGTCCGACGACCGGGCCGGCCTGCTGGTGGTGCGCAGCAAGGGGACCGACTTCTTGACCATGGCAACGGTGAGCGCCGCGATGGTCTACATCGCGTGGACCATCGACCCGTTGGGTACCCGCTGA